A genomic window from Nocardioides rotundus includes:
- a CDS encoding geranylgeranyl reductase family protein, protein MNRSTDVLVVGAGPAGSAAAAWCARHGLDTVLADAAVFPRDKTCGDGLTPRAVGELQRLGLADWLRAHTTSQGLRAHGFGQTLLLPWPRVPGLPDWGSAVARTELDDHLRSLALKEGAEGVEDARAVDVRLDGDRVAAVVFERRTPAGRDRFEIACRRLVVADGVRSPLGKRLGREWHRDTVYAVAGRSYVDSAMSEDPWISSHLELRDAEGELLSGYGWVFPLGDGSVNIGAGTLATTKRPADVAIKPLMQTYADSVADDFGLSGPLRMPTSALLPMGGAVSHVAGPNWALVGDAAGLVNPLNGEGIDYGLEAGRLVAEELAAGRDLGAVWPGVLRAHYGEAFSIARRLAGIATAPKVVATLGPPGMRSDWLMTLALRWMGNLVTDEDRDRAARLWRWAGRRSIALDARPPFS, encoded by the coding sequence GTGAACCGATCGACCGACGTGCTCGTCGTGGGGGCCGGGCCGGCGGGCTCGGCGGCCGCCGCCTGGTGTGCCCGCCACGGGCTGGACACCGTGCTCGCCGACGCCGCCGTGTTCCCTCGCGACAAGACGTGCGGGGACGGTCTCACCCCGCGCGCCGTCGGCGAGCTGCAGCGGCTCGGCCTGGCCGACTGGCTGCGGGCACACACCACCAGCCAGGGGCTGCGGGCGCACGGGTTCGGCCAGACGCTGCTGCTGCCGTGGCCGCGGGTGCCCGGCCTGCCCGACTGGGGCTCCGCGGTGGCGCGCACCGAGCTGGACGACCACCTGCGCTCGCTGGCCCTCAAGGAGGGCGCCGAGGGCGTCGAGGACGCCCGCGCGGTCGACGTACGCCTCGACGGCGACCGGGTCGCCGCGGTGGTCTTCGAGCGTCGTACGCCGGCGGGCCGGGACCGCTTCGAGATCGCCTGCCGGCGCCTGGTCGTCGCCGACGGGGTCCGCTCCCCGCTGGGCAAGCGGCTGGGCCGGGAGTGGCACCGCGACACCGTCTATGCGGTCGCGGGCCGCAGCTACGTCGACTCGGCGATGAGCGAGGACCCGTGGATCTCCTCCCACCTGGAGCTGCGCGACGCCGAGGGGGAGCTGCTGTCCGGCTATGGCTGGGTGTTCCCGCTGGGCGACGGGTCGGTGAACATCGGCGCGGGCACCCTGGCGACCACGAAGCGGCCCGCGGACGTGGCGATCAAACCGCTGATGCAGACCTACGCCGACAGCGTCGCCGACGACTTCGGCCTGTCGGGGCCGCTGCGGATGCCGACGTCGGCCCTGCTCCCGATGGGAGGCGCGGTCTCCCACGTCGCCGGGCCGAACTGGGCGCTGGTGGGGGACGCGGCCGGGCTGGTGAACCCGCTCAACGGCGAGGGCATCGACTACGGCCTCGAGGCCGGTCGCCTGGTGGCCGAGGAGCTCGCCGCCGGCCGGGACCTGGGCGCCGTGTGGCCGGGGGTCCTGCGCGCGCACTACGGCGAGGCGTTCTCCATCGCCCGGCGCCTGGCCGGGATCGCGACGGCGCCGAAGGTGGTGGCGACGCTCGGCCCGCCGGGCATGCGCTCGGACTGGCTGATGACGCTGGCGCTGCGCTGGATGGGCAACCTGGTCACCGACGAGGACCGGGACCGCGCGGCGCGGCTGTGGCGCTGGGCGGGTCGCAGGTCGATCGCCCTGGATGCCCGGCCGCCGTTCTCCTGA
- a CDS encoding NUDIX domain-containing protein has product MPRHRYPRRQRVAAYAVILRGDRILLSRLAPYISATGQWTLPGGGLDHGEDPRAAVVREIREETGLDAQVGETAHVYSAHMPRAWRDGRRVDTHALRIVYDGWVASDAPDPKVEEVDGSTVEAAWLPVADVLSGAVPTVPLVTEALADHAPFRLQRPAAYALIERGESVLLTRISPRGHHAGSWTLPGGGIDHGESPALALAREVEEECGVACEVGEVLLVHDVHFSGTAPSGRFEDFHGLHLVFRGSVAADAEPHVVELDGTTDAVAWVDRAAVMSGEVPVLDVVREALAAPRMPSEGGSGGDTA; this is encoded by the coding sequence ATGCCTCGGCACCGGTACCCGCGACGTCAGCGCGTGGCGGCGTATGCGGTGATCCTGCGCGGCGACCGGATCCTGCTGAGCCGGCTCGCGCCGTACATCTCCGCCACAGGGCAGTGGACGCTGCCCGGCGGCGGCCTGGATCACGGCGAGGACCCGCGGGCCGCGGTGGTGCGGGAGATCCGTGAGGAGACCGGGCTGGATGCCCAGGTCGGCGAGACCGCGCACGTCTACTCCGCGCACATGCCCCGGGCCTGGCGCGACGGGCGGAGGGTGGACACGCATGCCCTGCGGATCGTCTACGACGGCTGGGTGGCCTCCGACGCCCCCGACCCCAAGGTCGAGGAGGTCGACGGGTCCACCGTCGAGGCGGCGTGGCTGCCCGTGGCCGACGTGCTCTCGGGCGCGGTGCCGACGGTGCCGCTGGTCACCGAGGCGCTCGCCGACCACGCGCCGTTCCGGCTGCAGCGACCGGCCGCCTATGCGCTGATCGAGCGCGGCGAGTCGGTGCTGCTGACCCGGATCTCCCCCCGCGGCCACCACGCGGGGTCGTGGACGCTGCCGGGTGGCGGGATCGACCACGGCGAGTCGCCGGCTCTGGCTCTGGCCCGCGAGGTCGAGGAGGAGTGCGGTGTCGCCTGCGAGGTGGGCGAGGTGCTCCTGGTGCACGACGTGCACTTCTCCGGCACCGCTCCCTCGGGACGGTTCGAGGACTTCCACGGGCTGCACCTGGTCTTCCGCGGCAGCGTGGCGGCGGACGCCGAGCCGCACGTCGTCGAGCTGGACGGCACCACCGACGCGGTCGCGTGGGTGGACCGGGCGGCGGTGATGTCGGGCGAGGTCCCCGTCCTGGACGTGGTGCGGGAGGCCCTGGCCGCGCCGCGGATGCCGAGTGAAGGCGGTTCGGGCGGAGATACTGCCTGA
- a CDS encoding class I SAM-dependent methyltransferase encodes MPEPLDPALAGIRDDLLDEHGLIRAVGSGRRRGDRSRWRRVELRYVDLKGGRRLQVTTYDDTQARTANQPLGEAAETAVAELLAEPFGNWHVETATATTQLRVTKRGEAVVHRAERAAETPADRSHDRDKRRLLPEDDPVFAALGLSSDGRIKPSRRAKYRQVEEFLRILDGCVTDALEQGHLRRPTPEEPLRVVDLGCGNAYLTFAAQRFLTEVRGLPVVVTGADVKEQSREHNAAVAARLGVDAKFVVGTIGEVELDPAPEVVLALHACDTATDDALARAVGWQAPVTLAAPCCHHDIAAQLRRGPVPEPYAMLTRHGILRERLADTLTDGVRAGLLRREGYRVDVVEFVGSEHTPRNTLLRAVRTGAGSADAERQYDDLVRTWGLRPRLAELLEA; translated from the coding sequence ATGCCGGAGCCGCTCGACCCGGCGCTCGCCGGGATCAGGGACGACCTGCTGGACGAGCACGGCCTGATCAGGGCCGTGGGCTCGGGCAGGCGACGCGGCGACCGGTCGCGCTGGCGGCGGGTGGAGCTGAGGTACGTCGACCTCAAGGGCGGCCGGCGACTGCAGGTGACGACGTACGACGACACCCAGGCGCGCACCGCCAACCAGCCGCTGGGCGAGGCGGCCGAGACCGCCGTCGCGGAGCTGCTGGCCGAGCCGTTCGGCAACTGGCACGTGGAGACGGCCACCGCGACGACCCAGCTGCGGGTGACCAAGAGGGGCGAGGCGGTGGTGCACCGGGCCGAGCGCGCCGCCGAGACCCCGGCGGACCGCAGCCACGACCGCGACAAGCGGCGGCTGCTCCCCGAGGACGACCCGGTCTTCGCCGCGCTCGGCCTGTCCTCCGACGGTCGGATCAAGCCGAGCCGGCGGGCGAAGTACCGCCAGGTCGAGGAGTTCCTCCGGATCCTCGACGGATGCGTGACCGACGCGCTCGAGCAGGGGCACCTGCGCCGTCCCACGCCCGAGGAGCCGCTGCGGGTGGTCGACCTCGGCTGCGGGAACGCCTACCTCACCTTCGCCGCACAGCGCTTCCTCACCGAGGTCCGCGGGCTGCCGGTGGTCGTGACCGGCGCCGACGTCAAGGAGCAGTCGCGCGAGCACAACGCGGCCGTCGCCGCCCGGCTGGGCGTTGATGCGAAGTTCGTCGTCGGCACCATCGGCGAGGTGGAGCTCGACCCGGCGCCGGAGGTGGTGCTCGCGCTGCACGCCTGCGACACCGCCACCGACGACGCGCTGGCCCGGGCGGTGGGCTGGCAGGCGCCGGTCACCCTGGCCGCGCCCTGCTGCCACCACGACATCGCCGCGCAGCTGCGCCGCGGCCCCGTCCCCGAGCCCTACGCGATGCTCACCCGGCACGGGATCCTCCGGGAACGCCTGGCCGACACCCTCACCGACGGCGTTCGGGCGGGGCTGCTGCGCCGGGAGGGCTACCGCGTCGACGTGGTCGAGTTCGTCGGCAGTGAGCACACCCCCCGCAACACCCTGCTCCGAGCGGTCCGCACCGGTGCCGGGTCGGCGGACGCGGAGAGGCAGTACGACGACCTCGTCCGGACCTGGGGCCTCCGGCCGCGGCTCGCCGAGCTTCTGGAGGCCTGA
- a CDS encoding O-acetyl-ADP-ribose deacetylase yields MELTVVRGDITEQQVDAVVNAANRAMRGGAGVDGAIHRAGGPAVLQDAIRRFPDGLATGDAGWTTAGDLPAQWVIHVVGPNHNRGETDRSLLESCYRRALEVADELGARTVAFPLISAGAYGWPFEDAVACAVDTLRATPTEVDEARLVAFDQRAYDALRAYAGL; encoded by the coding sequence ATGGAGCTCACCGTCGTTCGAGGTGACATCACCGAGCAGCAGGTCGACGCCGTGGTCAACGCGGCCAACCGCGCCATGCGTGGCGGCGCGGGGGTCGACGGCGCCATCCACCGGGCCGGCGGCCCCGCCGTACTGCAGGACGCGATCCGGCGCTTCCCCGACGGCCTGGCGACCGGCGACGCCGGGTGGACCACCGCGGGCGACCTGCCCGCGCAGTGGGTGATCCACGTCGTCGGGCCCAACCACAACCGCGGTGAGACCGACCGGTCGCTGCTGGAGTCGTGCTACCGCCGCGCGCTCGAGGTCGCCGACGAGCTGGGCGCGCGCACGGTGGCGTTCCCGCTGATCAGCGCGGGAGCCTACGGCTGGCCGTTCGAGGACGCGGTCGCCTGCGCCGTCGACACCCTGCGGGCCACGCCGACCGAGGTCGACGAGGCCCGCCTGGTGGCGTTCGATCAGCGGGCGTACGACGCGCTGCGCGCCTACGCCGGGCTCTGA
- the serC gene encoding phosphoserine transaminase — MTDAPQIPADLKPADGRFGAGPSKIPTGALDRLAATGTSLMGTSHRQAPVKDTVGRVREGLRALFDVPEGYEVVLGNGGATAFWDAAAFGLVRNKAQHLSFGEFSSKFAKATAAPWLEKPSVITSEPGSRPEAVAEAGVDAYAWAHNETSTAVMAPVQRVPGADEGALVLVDATSGAGGLPVDLTQVDAYYFAPQKCFASDGGLWISIMSPAALARAEEIAASDRYIPAFLDLPTAIDNSGKNQTYNTPSVATLFLMAEQLDWMNANGGLAGMVERTTASSDALYGWAEKSDVASPYVSDPEHRSLVIGTIDFDEAIDAAAIAATLRANGIVDTEPYRKLGRNQLRIAMYPAIDPADVEALTRCIDWVVENS, encoded by the coding sequence ATGACCGACGCACCCCAGATCCCCGCCGACCTCAAGCCCGCCGACGGCCGCTTCGGCGCCGGGCCCTCGAAGATCCCGACCGGTGCGCTCGACCGGCTCGCGGCGACCGGGACGTCCCTCATGGGTACGTCGCACCGGCAGGCCCCGGTCAAGGACACCGTCGGCCGGGTGCGCGAGGGCCTGCGGGCCCTGTTCGACGTCCCCGAGGGCTACGAGGTGGTGCTCGGCAACGGCGGCGCGACCGCGTTCTGGGACGCCGCCGCCTTCGGCCTGGTCCGGAACAAGGCCCAGCACCTCTCCTTCGGCGAGTTCTCCTCCAAGTTCGCCAAGGCGACGGCCGCCCCGTGGCTGGAGAAGCCCTCGGTGATCACCTCCGAGCCGGGCTCGCGCCCGGAGGCGGTGGCCGAGGCGGGCGTCGACGCCTACGCCTGGGCGCACAACGAGACCTCCACCGCCGTCATGGCGCCGGTGCAGCGGGTCCCCGGCGCCGACGAGGGCGCCCTGGTCCTGGTCGACGCGACGTCGGGTGCAGGCGGCCTGCCGGTGGACCTGACCCAGGTGGACGCCTACTACTTCGCCCCGCAGAAGTGCTTCGCCTCCGACGGCGGGCTGTGGATCTCGATCATGTCCCCCGCGGCGCTCGCCCGCGCGGAGGAGATCGCCGCCTCCGACCGCTACATCCCGGCCTTCCTCGACCTGCCGACCGCGATCGACAACTCGGGGAAGAACCAGACCTACAACACCCCGTCGGTGGCCACCCTGTTCCTCATGGCCGAGCAGCTGGACTGGATGAACGCGAACGGCGGCCTGGCGGGGATGGTGGAGCGCACGACGGCCTCCTCCGACGCGCTCTACGGCTGGGCGGAGAAGAGCGACGTGGCGTCGCCGTACGTCTCCGACCCCGAGCACCGCTCGCTGGTCATCGGCACGATCGACTTCGACGAGGCCATCGACGCGGCGGCCATCGCGGCCACACTGCGGGCCAACGGGATCGTGGACACCGAGCCCTATCGCAAGCTGGGCCGCAACCAGCTGCGGATCGCGATGTACCCCGCGATCGACCCGGCCGACGTGGAGGCGCTCACCCGCTGCATCGACTGGGTGGTCGAGAACTCCTGA
- a CDS encoding thiol-disulfide oxidoreductase DCC family protein: MDRGLMLYDADCGFCTRSAERVHLLGVDVDRASIQETDLAAYGIAEDRALREMPFVHADGHVDYGHRAWAAILATGPWPDRLLARALGSRALAPAASRAYRWVSEHRHLMPGGTPSCSLESRPGQATTR, from the coding sequence ATGGACCGCGGGCTGATGCTCTACGACGCCGACTGCGGCTTCTGCACCCGCAGCGCCGAGCGGGTGCACCTGCTCGGCGTCGACGTGGACCGGGCCAGCATCCAGGAGACCGACCTGGCGGCCTACGGCATCGCCGAGGACCGCGCGCTGCGCGAGATGCCCTTCGTGCACGCGGACGGCCACGTGGACTACGGCCACCGGGCCTGGGCGGCGATCCTCGCGACCGGGCCGTGGCCGGACCGGCTGCTGGCGCGGGCCCTGGGCAGCCGGGCGCTCGCCCCGGCGGCGTCCCGGGCCTATCGCTGGGTCAGCGAGCACCGGCACCTGATGCCGGGAGGTACGCCGTCCTGCTCGCTGGAGAGCCGTCCCGGTCAGGCCACGACGAGGTAG
- a CDS encoding class I SAM-dependent methyltransferase, whose amino-acid sequence MSDPAHEWDRAAATFDEEPDHGLRDPAVRGAWRELLLSALPPAPARVADLGCGTGTLSLLLAEEGYAVDGVDLSPAMVRLAREKAAGRAGVGFVVADASEPPLPPASYDVVLCRHVLWALPEPAVALEHWVDLLGPDGRLVLVEGAWHTGGGLTAEQTVELLRTAGREPRVMHLPEADYWGGEITDERYLVVA is encoded by the coding sequence GTGAGCGACCCCGCGCACGAGTGGGACCGGGCCGCGGCGACCTTCGACGAGGAGCCGGACCACGGCCTGCGCGACCCGGCCGTCCGCGGCGCCTGGCGGGAGCTGCTGCTGAGCGCGCTCCCGCCGGCCCCGGCACGGGTCGCGGACCTCGGCTGCGGCACCGGCACGCTGTCCCTGCTGCTCGCCGAGGAGGGGTACGCCGTCGACGGCGTCGACCTCTCCCCCGCGATGGTGCGACTGGCCCGGGAGAAGGCCGCCGGCCGCGCCGGGGTGGGCTTCGTGGTGGCCGACGCGTCCGAGCCCCCGCTGCCGCCGGCGTCCTACGACGTGGTGCTGTGCCGTCACGTGCTCTGGGCGCTGCCGGAGCCGGCGGTCGCCCTGGAGCACTGGGTGGACCTGCTGGGGCCCGACGGGCGCCTGGTCCTGGTGGAGGGCGCCTGGCACACCGGCGGCGGGCTCACCGCCGAGCAGACCGTCGAGCTCCTGCGCACCGCGGGTCGCGAGCCCCGCGTGATGCACCTGCCCGAGGCCGACTACTGGGGCGGGGAGATCACCGACGAGCGCTACCTCGTCGTGGCCTGA
- a CDS encoding citrate synthase 2 encodes MTEVHHGLEGVVAFETEIAEPDKEGSALRYRGVDIEEIVGRVPFEKVWGLLIDGKYEPGLPPAEPYNLPIHTGDVRADVQAGVAMLAPMLGMGQTYDISDEQARLDLSRIAVMVLSYAAQSARGIGLPIIPQTEVDEGSTLAEKFLIRWKGEADPKHVKAIDAYWSSAAEHGMNASTFTARVITSTGADVAAAFSGAIGAMSGPLHGGAPSRVLGMIEEVEKRGEAEGYVKELLDKGERLMGFGHRVYRAEDPRARVLRRTAKELNAPRYEVAEKLEQAALAELRERRPDRVLETNVEFWAAIVLDFAEVPSNMFTSMFTCARTGGWSAHILEQKRTGRLIRPSAVYTGPESRPADSVEGWNTAWADNTGTDLAGGADE; translated from the coding sequence GTGACCGAGGTCCACCACGGACTGGAGGGCGTCGTCGCCTTCGAGACCGAGATCGCCGAGCCCGACAAGGAGGGGTCGGCACTGCGCTACCGCGGTGTCGACATCGAGGAGATCGTCGGGCGGGTGCCCTTCGAGAAGGTGTGGGGCCTGCTGATCGACGGGAAGTACGAGCCCGGGCTGCCGCCCGCCGAGCCCTACAACCTGCCGATCCACACCGGCGACGTACGCGCGGACGTGCAGGCGGGCGTGGCGATGCTCGCGCCGATGCTGGGGATGGGCCAGACCTACGACATCTCCGACGAGCAGGCGCGGCTCGACCTGTCCCGGATCGCGGTGATGGTGCTGTCCTACGCCGCCCAGTCCGCACGCGGCATCGGGCTGCCGATCATCCCGCAGACCGAGGTCGACGAGGGCTCGACGCTGGCGGAGAAGTTCCTCATCCGCTGGAAGGGCGAGGCCGACCCGAAGCACGTGAAGGCGATCGACGCCTACTGGAGCTCCGCGGCCGAGCACGGCATGAACGCCTCGACCTTCACCGCCCGGGTGATCACCTCCACCGGCGCCGACGTGGCGGCCGCGTTCTCCGGCGCGATCGGCGCGATGAGCGGCCCGCTGCACGGCGGCGCCCCCTCCCGCGTCCTCGGCATGATCGAGGAGGTCGAGAAGCGCGGCGAGGCCGAGGGCTACGTCAAGGAGCTGCTGGACAAGGGCGAGCGGCTGATGGGCTTCGGGCACCGCGTCTACCGCGCGGAGGACCCGCGCGCCCGCGTGCTGCGCCGTACCGCCAAGGAGCTGAACGCGCCCCGCTACGAGGTCGCGGAGAAGCTGGAGCAGGCCGCGCTGGCCGAGCTGCGCGAGCGGCGCCCGGACCGGGTGCTGGAGACGAACGTGGAGTTCTGGGCGGCCATCGTCCTGGACTTCGCCGAGGTGCCCTCGAACATGTTCACGTCGATGTTCACCTGCGCCCGCACCGGCGGCTGGTCCGCGCACATCCTGGAGCAGAAGCGCACCGGCCGGCTGATCCGCCCCTCCGCGGTCTACACCGGGCCCGAGTCGCGGCCCGCGGACTCCGTCGAGGGCTGGAACACCGCCTGGGCGGACAACACCGGCACCGACCTCGCCGGCGGCGCCGACGAGTGA
- the pdxH gene encoding pyridoxamine 5'-phosphate oxidase — protein sequence MPEPAPHPDIAALREDYARGGLAETDLASDPIEMFERWLAEAIDAGLHEPNAMVVSTVSADGLPSARMVLLKGVRPEGFVFFTNLESRKGRELTGESACALLFPWHPLERQVRVEGRAALLPRSEVDDYFASRPRGSRVGAWASPQSRVVEGRDELDRRYADALARFGDDGPVPTPDHWGGYLVAPESIEFWQGRPGRMHDRLVYRRTHTGGWRTERLAP from the coding sequence ATGCCCGAGCCCGCCCCCCACCCCGACATCGCGGCGCTGCGTGAGGACTACGCGCGCGGCGGCCTCGCCGAGACCGATCTGGCCTCCGACCCGATCGAGATGTTCGAGCGCTGGCTCGCCGAGGCCATCGACGCCGGCCTGCACGAGCCCAACGCCATGGTCGTCTCGACCGTCTCCGCCGACGGGCTCCCCTCCGCGCGGATGGTGCTGCTCAAGGGCGTGCGACCCGAGGGCTTCGTGTTCTTCACCAACCTGGAGTCGCGCAAGGGCCGCGAGCTGACCGGGGAGTCCGCCTGCGCCCTGCTCTTCCCGTGGCATCCCCTGGAGCGGCAGGTCCGGGTCGAGGGCCGGGCCGCCCTGCTCCCGCGGTCGGAGGTGGACGACTACTTCGCCTCCCGACCGCGCGGCTCCCGCGTCGGTGCGTGGGCATCGCCGCAGTCCCGGGTCGTCGAGGGGCGCGACGAGCTCGATCGGAGGTACGCCGACGCGCTGGCCCGCTTCGGCGACGACGGCCCCGTCCCGACGCCGGACCACTGGGGCGGCTACCTCGTCGCGCCGGAGTCGATCGAGTTCTGGCAGGGCAGGCCGGGGCGCATGCACGACCGGCTGGTCTACCGTCGGACCCACACGGGCGGGTGGCGCACCGAGCGGCTCGCTCCGTGA
- a CDS encoding ABC transporter ATP-binding protein yields the protein MLLTLIREGLSTYRRPIAAVVLLQLLATVAALFLPSLNADIIDNGVVTGDIGYIWRFGGLMLAVSLVQAACTITAVYFSARTAMGFGRDTRARVFHQVGTFSTREMQEFGAPSLITRDTNDVQQVQMLVLMGGTIAITAPIMMVGSIFMAFREDAGLSWLIVAVVPVLAVSIGLIVRKMVPSFRLMQTRIDEVNRLLREQITGIRVVRAFVREQHETERFAHANAELTEVAVRAGRWMAAMAPVVMLVANISTVGVLWFGGHRVESGAMEVGALTAYISYLMQIVMSVMMATFMMMMIPRAAVCAERIMEVLRTDSSVVPPADPVTASAERGTVALEDVDFSYPGADVPVLRNVSLSAGPGRTVAVIGSTGAGKTTLINLIPRLFDATAGRVLVDGVDVRDLDPESLWSRIGLVPQKAFLFSGTIASNLRYGKEDATEQEMWEALEIAQARDFVEALDEGLEAPVSQGGTNFSGGQRQRLAIARAVIRRPEIYLFDDSFSALDLATDARLRAALAPVTREATVLVVAQRVSSIRTADEIVVLEDGEVVGRGSHESLLVDCQEYREIVESQLSAEEAA from the coding sequence ATGCTGCTCACGCTGATCCGCGAGGGCCTCTCGACCTACCGCCGGCCGATCGCGGCCGTCGTACTCCTGCAGCTGCTCGCCACCGTCGCGGCACTGTTCCTGCCCAGCCTCAACGCCGACATCATCGACAACGGCGTGGTGACCGGGGACATCGGATACATCTGGCGGTTCGGCGGGCTCATGCTGGCGGTCTCGCTGGTCCAGGCGGCCTGCACGATCACCGCCGTCTACTTCTCCGCCCGCACCGCGATGGGCTTCGGTCGCGACACCCGGGCCCGGGTCTTCCACCAGGTCGGCACGTTCTCCACCCGTGAGATGCAGGAGTTCGGCGCCCCGTCGCTGATCACCCGCGACACCAACGACGTCCAGCAGGTGCAGATGCTCGTGCTGATGGGCGGCACGATCGCGATCACCGCGCCGATCATGATGGTCGGGTCGATCTTCATGGCCTTCCGCGAGGACGCCGGGCTGTCCTGGCTGATCGTCGCGGTGGTGCCCGTGCTGGCGGTCTCGATCGGGCTGATCGTGCGGAAGATGGTGCCGAGCTTCCGGCTGATGCAGACCCGGATCGACGAGGTGAACCGGCTGCTGCGCGAGCAGATCACCGGCATCCGCGTGGTCCGGGCCTTCGTCCGCGAGCAGCACGAGACCGAGCGGTTCGCCCACGCCAACGCCGAGCTGACCGAGGTGGCCGTCCGTGCCGGACGCTGGATGGCCGCGATGGCGCCGGTGGTCATGCTGGTCGCGAACATCTCCACCGTGGGCGTGCTCTGGTTCGGCGGCCACCGGGTCGAGAGCGGGGCGATGGAGGTCGGCGCGCTGACCGCCTACATCTCCTACCTGATGCAGATCGTCATGTCGGTGATGATGGCGACCTTCATGATGATGATGATCCCGCGGGCGGCCGTGTGCGCCGAGCGGATCATGGAGGTGCTGCGCACCGACTCCTCGGTTGTGCCGCCGGCGGACCCGGTCACCGCGTCCGCGGAGCGGGGGACGGTCGCGCTGGAGGACGTGGACTTCTCCTACCCGGGCGCCGACGTGCCGGTGCTGCGGAATGTGAGCCTGAGCGCCGGCCCCGGCCGCACGGTCGCCGTCATCGGCTCCACCGGCGCCGGCAAGACCACGCTGATCAACCTGATCCCACGGCTCTTCGACGCCACCGCCGGCCGGGTCCTCGTCGACGGGGTCGACGTCCGCGACCTGGACCCGGAGTCGCTGTGGTCGAGGATCGGCCTGGTGCCGCAGAAGGCGTTCCTGTTTTCCGGGACGATCGCCTCGAACCTCCGCTACGGCAAGGAGGACGCCACCGAGCAGGAGATGTGGGAGGCGCTGGAGATCGCCCAGGCACGCGACTTCGTCGAGGCGCTCGACGAGGGCCTCGAGGCGCCGGTCTCCCAGGGGGGCACCAACTTCTCCGGCGGCCAGCGGCAGCGGCTGGCGATCGCCCGCGCGGTCATCCGCCGGCCGGAGATCTACCTCTTCGACGACTCCTTCTCCGCGCTCGACCTCGCCACCGACGCCCGGCTGCGCGCCGCCCTGGCACCGGTCACTCGCGAGGCGACGGTGCTGGTCGTCGCCCAGCGGGTCTCCAGCATCCGCACCGCCGACGAGATCGTGGTCCTGGAGGACGGCGAGGTCGTCGGCCGCGGCTCGCACGAGTCGCTGCTGGTGGACTGCCAGGAGTACCGCGAGATCGTGGAGTCCCAGCTCAGTGCCGAGGAGGCGGCGTGA